The proteins below are encoded in one region of Ostrea edulis chromosome 3, xbOstEdul1.1, whole genome shotgun sequence:
- the LOC125673888 gene encoding cerebellin-2-like, producing the protein MSCLTPFIVVTLLCTCIFQSTGALRTLQCSEQTAPAVAFYAYFSHNFRALSARTTFVFDAVETNIGKGYNRHTGIFTAPSSGVFAFSWTIHAAGFHVAGSSGGFGETAAVIVQNGVTKGSIYADTEKKYDDAASTGFVILNVKKWDRIHIVCPHHGQGSFFSTNVQGRTSFAGYRIA; encoded by the exons ATGAGCTGTTTGACGCCATTTATCGTTGTTACACTTCTGTGTACATGCATTTTCCAAAGCACAG GTGCTTTGCGAACACTACAATGCTCGGAACAAACGGCACCTGCAGTCGCTTTCTACGCCTATTTTTCACACAACTTTAGGGCTCTTTCAGCGAGAACAACTTTTGTATTTGATGCCGTTGAGACCAATATCGGAAAAGGATATAACAGACACACTGGGATATTCACCGCCCCATCTTCTGGTGTGTTTGCATTCTCGTGGACCATACACGCCGCAGGATTCCATGTAGCTGGTTCCTCCGGTGGTTTTGGTGAAACAGCAGCGGTAATAGTTCAGAATGGAGTAACGAAGGGGTCTATATATGCAGATACTGAAAAGAAATATGATGATGCTGCTTCCACGggttttgttattttgaatgTTAAAAAGTGGGATCGGATACATATCGTTTGTCCTCATCACGGCCAGGGATCATTTTTCAGTACAAATGTACAGGGAAGAACTTCGTTTGCGGGATATCGTATAGCATAA
- the LOC130052531 gene encoding uncharacterized protein LOC130052531, with amino-acid sequence MDHIPRVSDVLYVGVCRKIGTPTEVTFRRDMRDTEDMIRKPSELYEGRRTMLSGSYREGFRFKSSDMDYMVWYSDHKVICEMSQSTFYHPPRDTLIYMETSDTPPGFAKLQLLTPSNYRIVMSSLLERNHTEYISSSLLRMRFHQSRNGSNPANEGENLHGPCHNYTYRSIETDIALCFHSRHWPLPALPWVDRCLTRAWPSRSVLQSIIDEGCHLVPIANRQTNENSDLEWRISFSQAEQKLVYSMNHCQFLCYGIMKIILKEVISDELLCSYFMKTILFWRIQERSSTPWLPSTLIQHVWFCFKSLMQCVYTGYLPNFFIPENNMFAGKVVGAQQISLYQKLERFYKMGVAFLLHSPTLREILIPAVSNPYFVMQTGESYLKSEIYIDIASYCENASSRGMVYASSDFLSNMMHLNVIDQLFSTCQNVIYHDRLINVLVSTSMSLKAQCLFVSKKKRYTIERSMIHMLGLVSKLGCVSDGLYLALYLYDTGRYQTALTVTDTVKQRLSQPHIMYHDRVDIQRYSEVVGGQSLLTKYRKAWARNIVFFKDFTFTIEELRLEQEVSNMNGMPNLHLPPFVTVYMLSVLCHYRLGDRSQYIQALTDLHTLLLYDDGSYVPLLNRDLAWQILGICQHVVGDLHGALQSYQESLRQEPKNKIQIATGTRIDLVKSQLRVHSTSIIT; translated from the coding sequence ATGGACCACATTCCCCGTGTATCAGACGTCCTGTATGTGGGGGTGTGTCGTAAGATAGGGACACCGACAGAAGTGACCTTCAGAAGGGATATGCGGGACACGGAGGACATGATACGGAAACCTTCAGAGTTATATGAAGGAAGGAGAACGATGCTGAGTGGTAGTTATAGGGAGGGATTCAGATTTAAATCATCTGACATGGATTACATGGTATGGTACTCTGATCATAAGGTGATATGTGAGATGTCTCAGTCAACGTTTTATCATCCACCCAGAGATACACTGATCTATATGGAGACCTCTGATACTCCCCCGGGATTCGCCAAATTACAACTACTCACACCGTCAAATTACCGAATTGTCATGTCCTCACTACTGGAGAGAAACCATACTGAATACATTTCAAGTTCATTACTCAGGATGAGGTTCCATCAGTCAAGGAATGGAAGTAATCCAGCAAATGAAGGTGAAAACTTGCACGGTCCTTGTCACAACTACACTTATCGATCTATAGAGACTGATATCGCGCTGTGTTTCCATTCCCGTCATTGGCCCTTACCAGCCCTTCCCTGGGTTGATAGATGTTTGACTCGCGCATGGCCATCGCGTAGTGTACTGCAATCTATTATCGATGAAGGATGTCATCTTGTTCCTATtgcaaacagacagacaaatgaaAACTCAGACTTGGAGTGGAGAATTTCTTTTTCACAAGCAGAGCAAAAGCTAGTGTACTCTATGAACCATTGCCAGTTTCTCTGTTAcggaattatgaaaataattctgAAGGAAGTGATTTCTGACGAATTACTGTGTtcatattttatgaaaacaatATTATTTTGGAGAATTCAAGAGCGTTCTTCAACTCCATGGTTACCATCAACATTAATTCAACATGTGTGGTTTTGTTTCAAATCCTTAATGCAGTGTGTATATACCGGTTACCTTCCAAATTTCTTTATTCCGGAGAACAACATGTTTGCAGGAAAAGTTGTCGGGGCGCAACAAATATCCCTGTATCAAAAGTTAGaaagattttacaaaatgggCGTCGCCTTCTTGTTACATAGTCCCACTCTCAGAGAGATTCTGATCCCGGCCGTCTCCAATCCATACTTTGTAATGCAGACAGGAGAAAGCTACCTCAAgtcagaaatatatattgatattgctTCTTATTGTGAAAACGCTAGTTCTAGAGGAATGGTCTATGCATCATCGGATTTCCTTTCAAACATGATGCATTTAAATGTAATAGATCAGTTATTCTCAACCTGTCAGAATGTTATATACCATGATAGGTTGATAAATGTGCTTGTATCAACTTCCATGTCACTAAAAGCACAGTGTTTGTTTGTGTCTAAGAAAAAGAGATACACCATTGAGAGGTCAATGATTCACATGTTAGGTCTAGTTTCAAAGTTAGGCTGTGTATCTGATGGTTTATATTTAGCGTTATATTTGTATGATACCGGTAGATATCAAACAGCGTTAACTGTCACAGATACAGTGAAGCAGAGACTCTCACAGCCACATATCATGTATCACGATAGAGTAGACATACAAAGATACAGTGAGGTGGTAGGTGGTCAGTCTTTGTTAACTAAATATAGGAAGGCTTGGGCAAGAAATATTGTGTTCTTTAAAGACTTTACCTTTACTATTGAAGAATTAAGGTTGGAACAAGAAGTCAGTAACATGAACGGAATGCCAAATTTACATTTACCTCCCTTTGTGACCGTGTACATGTTATCTGTCCTATGTCACTACAGACTAGGTGACAGGTCACAATATATACAGGCACTGACAGACCTACACACCCTACTGCTCTATGATGATGGGAGTTACGTACCTTTGCTCAATAGAGACTTGGCCTGGCAGATACTGGGGATCTGTCAACATGTTGTGGGGGACTTACACGGGGCGTTACAGTCTTATCAAGAGTCACTTAGACAGGAACCAAAGAACAAAATACAGATAGCCACGGGAACTAGAATTGATTTGGTGAAATCACAATTAAGGGTGCATAGTACTAGTATAATTACGTAG
- the LOC125673900 gene encoding uncharacterized protein LOC125673900 produces MLFFYLLVSVFATTLAMSVQWHGKADIVIKNITDLHTSSNKIDYLKEVLLNQELAQKVQLVQNVVQVMNDVQTLKKEVDRLKTENLDLRMEVGNLSSKVVKENCTQDPQYTDKRTPIGFYAYFSKKKFKSPRAGQPLIFDSVETNFGNGYDNTTGIFTAPTSGLYVFT; encoded by the exons ATGCTTTTCTTTTATTTGCTTGTATCCGTGTTTGCAACAACGCTAGCCATGAGTGTACAATGGCACGGAAAGGCAGATATCGTTATAAAAAATATCACGGATTTACATACTAGTAGTAACAAAATAGATTACTTAAAGGAAGTCCTTTTGAACCAAGAATTGGCTCAAAAAGTGCAACTCGTGCAAAATGTTGTACAAGTTATGAATGATGTCCAGACTTTGAAAAAGGAGGTCGACCGTCTGAAAACGGAAAACTTGGATCTTAGGATGGAAGTTGGCAACCTTTCGTCAAAAGTCGTGAAGGAGA ACTGCACACAGGACCCGCAATATACGGACAAGAGAACACCTATCGGTTTTTATGCctatttttctaaaaaaaaattcaaatcccCTCGAGCAGGTCAACCACTCATCTTTGATTCAGTGGAGACAAACTTTGGAAACGGATACGACAACACAACCGGAATATTCACTGCTCCAACTTCCGGTTTATATGTGTTCACATAG